From the genome of Acidobacteriota bacterium, one region includes:
- a CDS encoding hydantoinase B/oxoprolinase family protein yields the protein MISFDPIELELFKNMFISISEEMAAVLGRTALSPNIKERRDFSCALFTPAGETLAQGSHIPVHLGAMPLSVRAALKAQSFEEGDLVVLNDPYSGGTHLPDITCISPVFHSGTLCFLVANRAHHADVGGMTPGSMPLAEEIFQEGLIIPPLKLVSRGRLNHGIMDLILANVRTPDERRGDLLAQVAANSTGCARIKEVLDREGLEKTQWYAGRIQDYSESFLRAAIRALPDGAYEFEDRLDDDGFGETGIRIHVRISVRGDRAVVDFSRSAPQVRGGVNANLAVTTSAVLYVFRCLLDDEIPFNTGLMRPLSIRAPRGLVVNADFPAACAGGNVETSQRIVDVLLGALAKAVPDRIPAAGQGTMNNIAFGGCDPSRGGSFAYYETIGGGTGGGPSRPGVDGTHSHMTNSLNTPIEALENNLPVKIRKYGLRRGSGGAGRNSGGNGLVREYEFFVPVTLTVISERRRFEPYGLSGGQPGRAGKNILISGGRRRNLGSKFHVLLNPGDVFRMETPGGGGFGR from the coding sequence TTGATCTCCTTCGATCCCATTGAACTCGAACTTTTCAAGAACATGTTCATTTCCATTTCGGAAGAAATGGCCGCGGTTCTGGGCCGGACGGCGCTGTCGCCCAACATCAAGGAACGCCGGGATTTTTCCTGCGCCCTGTTTACGCCCGCGGGCGAAACTTTGGCCCAGGGGTCGCACATCCCGGTGCATCTGGGAGCCATGCCGCTATCGGTGCGGGCGGCTTTGAAAGCGCAGTCCTTCGAGGAGGGCGATCTCGTTGTTCTCAACGATCCCTACAGCGGCGGAACGCACCTACCGGACATCACCTGCATCTCGCCGGTTTTTCATTCCGGAACGCTGTGTTTCCTTGTGGCCAACAGAGCCCACCACGCCGATGTCGGGGGCATGACGCCGGGTTCCATGCCTTTGGCCGAGGAGATTTTTCAGGAAGGTCTGATCATTCCTCCGCTGAAACTGGTGTCCCGTGGCCGCCTGAATCACGGGATTATGGACCTCATCCTGGCCAATGTACGGACGCCGGATGAACGCAGAGGCGATCTCCTGGCTCAAGTCGCGGCCAACAGCACGGGCTGTGCCCGCATCAAGGAAGTCCTTGACAGGGAGGGCCTGGAGAAGACTCAATGGTACGCCGGCCGGATCCAGGATTATTCGGAATCGTTCCTTCGGGCGGCCATCCGCGCCCTTCCCGACGGTGCCTACGAATTCGAAGACCGCCTCGATGACGACGGATTCGGCGAAACCGGTATCCGCATCCACGTCCGAATCAGCGTCCGCGGAGACCGGGCCGTCGTGGATTTCAGCCGCTCGGCCCCTCAGGTGCGTGGCGGAGTGAATGCCAACCTGGCCGTCACCACTTCGGCCGTTCTCTATGTTTTCCGATGTCTCTTGGACGACGAAATCCCCTTCAATACGGGCCTGATGCGGCCGCTCTCCATTCGGGCGCCCCGCGGGCTCGTCGTCAATGCCGATTTTCCGGCCGCCTGTGCCGGCGGTAATGTCGAAACGTCCCAGAGGATCGTGGATGTTCTTCTTGGCGCCCTGGCCAAGGCCGTTCCCGATCGGATTCCCGCGGCCGGTCAGGGGACCATGAATAACATCGCTTTCGGGGGCTGCGATCCGTCCCGGGGCGGGTCCTTCGCTTATTACGAAACAATCGGAGGAGGAACGGGCGGCGGTCCCTCCCGTCCCGGCGTGGACGGAACCCACTCCCACATGACGAATTCTCTCAATACCCCCATCGAGGCCCTGGAAAACAATCTCCCGGTCAAAATCCGAAAATACGGCCTTCGCCGGGGATCGGGCGGTGCGGGCCGAAACTCCGGAGGCAACGGCCTCGTCCGGGAATACGAATTTTTCGTTCCCGTGACATTGACCGTCATCTCCGAACGGCGCCGGTTTGAACCCTACGGTTTATCCGGAGGGCAACCGGGCCGGGCCGGAAAAAACATTCTGATCTCCGGAGGAAGGCGCCGCAATCTCGGTTCGAAATTTCATGTCCTGCTCAATCCGGGCGACGTCTTCAGAATGGAAACTCCGGGTGGAGGCGGTTTCGGCCGTTAA
- a CDS encoding zinc ribbon domain-containing protein codes for MPIYEFLCRSCGTLFERIVSLNGVHGVSCSECGSADVEKKPSTFGIGGGGGRIKAASSSCSSCSSHSCSTCR; via the coding sequence ATGCCGATTTATGAGTTTCTCTGCCGAAGCTGCGGGACGCTTTTTGAACGCATTGTCTCCCTGAACGGAGTTCACGGGGTATCGTGCTCGGAATGCGGCTCGGCGGACGTCGAAAAAAAGCCCTCGACGTTCGGCATCGGGGGCGGAGGCGGCCGCATCAAGGCCGCCTCAAGCAGCTGTTCGTCCTGCTCATCCCATTCCTGCTCGACCTGCCGCTGA
- a CDS encoding hydantoinase/oxoprolinase family protein: MNKRGARPVPAPSLRVGIDTGGTFTDFVIWKNGTLSVRKVLSTPGNPSRAVVEGLRDILNESLFVVHGTTVATNALLEKKGGRIALIVTAGFEDLLAVGRQTRGNLYDLQPEPRFSPVAPCLCFGLRERILAGGKVETAVDPKDAKRLVARIRKFRVDAAAVSLLHAYANASHENIVARELRRAGIPASISSRLLPEHREYERTLATAVNAWLMPVMERYLADLEKQLRGVALRIMQSNEGYISVSGARREPIRTALSGPAGGVVGAHHLARAAGWRNIVSFDMGGTSTDVSLIAGGIRRAQECRVGDFAVRTPVIDIHTVGAGGGSLAYRDRGGSLRVGPQSAGADPGPACYGRGEEPTVTDADLVLGRLDPDFFLGGRMALHPDRSRMAIERLARKIGKNVKETASGIVAVANANMEKAIRVISIERGTDPRNFSLFSFGGAGGMHAVEIAERLRMPRVVIPPFAGVLSAFGLIMADAIKDYSASLLKPESRVTAVELERLFNKLERRAAADMAADGFSSGDVTMKRSFDLRYVGQSYEIHLVPDPVSKPGCGLSEAFHRLHQQHYAYHHPDRLVEIVNIRIKAVASSPKPRLIRRRMRNRGIPGSAAVRKTSLHFDNKTFSACVYDRSLLQAGDCLPGPCLVVDAESTAFVPPGYAGRIDGFLNLLIERTPAP; encoded by the coding sequence ATGAATAAACGCGGCGCCCGTCCGGTTCCCGCCCCGTCTCTGCGTGTCGGGATCGATACGGGAGGCACGTTCACAGATTTTGTCATCTGGAAAAACGGCACTCTCTCCGTCCGCAAGGTCCTCTCCACACCCGGCAACCCGTCCCGGGCCGTTGTCGAAGGCCTTCGCGATATTCTCAATGAATCCCTGTTCGTCGTTCACGGAACGACCGTGGCCACGAACGCCCTCCTGGAAAAAAAGGGCGGCCGAATCGCTCTAATCGTTACGGCCGGTTTCGAGGATCTTCTGGCCGTCGGCCGCCAGACGCGCGGGAATCTTTACGATCTCCAGCCCGAACCGCGGTTTTCTCCCGTTGCACCGTGTTTGTGCTTCGGTCTCCGGGAGCGGATCCTGGCGGGAGGAAAAGTGGAAACCGCCGTCGATCCGAAGGACGCGAAGCGACTGGTTGCGCGGATCCGGAAGTTCCGGGTCGACGCCGCCGCCGTTTCCCTCTTGCATGCCTATGCCAATGCCTCCCACGAAAACATCGTGGCCCGGGAACTGCGCCGGGCCGGAATTCCGGCCTCGATCTCCAGCCGGCTTCTTCCCGAACACCGGGAATACGAACGGACGCTGGCCACGGCGGTCAACGCCTGGTTGATGCCCGTCATGGAACGTTATCTGGCCGATCTCGAAAAACAACTCCGGGGCGTCGCCTTGCGCATCATGCAGTCCAATGAGGGGTACATCTCCGTAAGCGGGGCGAGACGTGAGCCCATCCGCACGGCTTTGTCCGGACCGGCCGGAGGCGTCGTGGGCGCCCATCACCTCGCCCGCGCCGCCGGTTGGCGGAATATCGTCAGCTTCGACATGGGCGGCACATCAACCGATGTGTCCCTGATTGCGGGTGGAATCCGAAGAGCTCAGGAATGCCGTGTCGGCGACTTTGCCGTGCGCACGCCCGTTATCGATATCCACACTGTCGGGGCCGGGGGCGGTTCTCTGGCCTATCGGGACCGCGGCGGGTCGCTCCGCGTGGGTCCTCAGAGCGCCGGAGCCGATCCTGGGCCCGCCTGTTACGGCCGGGGCGAAGAGCCCACCGTAACGGATGCCGACCTTGTCCTCGGCCGTCTCGACCCCGATTTTTTTCTGGGCGGTCGCATGGCCCTTCATCCGGACCGGAGCCGGATGGCGATCGAACGCCTGGCCCGAAAAATCGGAAAAAACGTCAAGGAGACCGCCTCGGGGATTGTGGCCGTCGCCAACGCCAACATGGAAAAGGCCATCCGAGTGATTTCGATCGAACGCGGGACCGATCCCAGAAATTTTTCCCTGTTCTCATTCGGCGGCGCAGGAGGCATGCATGCCGTCGAGATCGCGGAGCGTCTTCGCATGCCCCGGGTCGTCATTCCCCCCTTCGCCGGGGTTCTGTCCGCCTTCGGCCTGATCATGGCCGACGCCATCAAGGACTATTCCGCCTCGCTGCTCAAGCCGGAAAGCCGGGTGACGGCGGTCGAGTTGGAACGCCTTTTTAACAAACTGGAGCGAAGAGCCGCGGCGGACATGGCGGCCGACGGCTTTTCGTCCGGGGATGTGACGATGAAGAGGTCTTTCGACCTCCGGTATGTCGGCCAATCCTACGAAATCCATCTTGTGCCGGATCCGGTCTCAAAGCCCGGCTGCGGACTGTCCGAGGCCTTTCATCGCCTGCATCAGCAACACTACGCCTACCATCATCCGGACCGCCTGGTGGAGATCGTCAACATCCGCATTAAGGCCGTGGCCTCCTCGCCCAAGCCGCGTCTGATCCGAAGACGCATGAGAAATCGTGGAATCCCCGGGAGCGCCGCCGTTCGAAAGACGTCTTTACACTTCGATAACAAGACGTTTTCCGCCTGTGTCTACGACCGTTCGCTTCTCCAGGCGGGGGATTGTCTTCCCGGACCCTGTCTTGTCGTGGACGCCGAATCGACGGCTTTCGTTCCTCCGGGATATGCGGGCCGGATCGACGGCTTTCTCAATCTGCTCATCGAGAGGACACCGGCGCCTTGA
- a CDS encoding RidA family protein — protein sequence MKQAIQTDKAPKAIGPYSQGVAAGGFLFCSGQIPIDPATGDLNTGSIEDQTRLVLQNLGAVLQASGVSFSEVVKATVFLEDMNDFTRMNAVYGEFFKPPYPARAAVQVARLPRDVKVEIEAIAVLKS from the coding sequence ATGAAACAGGCCATCCAAACGGACAAGGCGCCGAAAGCCATCGGACCCTATTCTCAAGGCGTCGCGGCCGGCGGATTTCTCTTTTGTTCGGGACAAATCCCCATCGATCCGGCCACGGGAGACCTCAACACCGGGAGCATCGAGGACCAGACGCGTCTTGTTCTTCAAAATCTGGGCGCCGTTCTCCAGGCTTCGGGCGTGTCTTTCTCCGAGGTCGTGAAGGCGACGGTTTTTCTCGAAGACATGAATGATTTCACCCGCATGAACGCCGTTTACGGCGAATTCTTCAAGCCGCCCTACCCCGCCCGGGCCGCCGTCCAGGTCGCACGCCTGCCGCGCGACGTCAAAGTTGAAATCGAGGCGATTGCGGTTCTCAAGTCCTGA
- a CDS encoding response regulator, translated as MFTKTAGSNGRYRVLVVEDEALVATDIQNTLENMGHIVLGRAATGEEAVRKTSSLRPDLVLMDVKLKGDMDGIRAGIEIRALYQTPIIYLTAYSDPFLQGKSTGFLMPKNPVLSKPFDVAELRWAIDTCLNSRSSTDRKTCHA; from the coding sequence ATGTTCACAAAAACGGCAGGGAGCAACGGCCGCTATCGGGTTCTTGTCGTCGAGGACGAAGCCCTCGTGGCGACGGATATTCAGAACACTCTTGAAAACATGGGACACATCGTGCTGGGCAGAGCCGCGACAGGCGAGGAAGCCGTCCGGAAAACCTCGTCTCTCAGGCCCGACCTCGTTCTCATGGACGTCAAACTCAAAGGCGACATGGACGGCATCCGGGCCGGGATTGAGATCCGGGCTCTCTATCAAACGCCGATCATCTATCTGACGGCCTACAGCGATCCGTTTCTCCAGGGAAAATCCACGGGGTTTCTGATGCCTAAAAATCCCGTTCTTTCCAAACCCTTCGACGTTGCCGAGCTCCGGTGGGCCATCGACACATGCCTGAACAGCCGATCCTCGACCGACCGCAAAACCTGCCACGCCTGA
- a CDS encoding transcription termination/antitermination NusG family protein, whose protein sequence is MKRWYVVNTKPKKESHVEKIFREASFDVYNPQYKFEKRIRPFFPGYVFLKYDDDQPFRLVGYTRGVKKVVGNRNGPIALPDEIIDGIRSREKNGLIELEKFGETPAEGDEIEVVEGPLKGLRGIFLKTVSDRERVMILMNYVSYQGTLLIELGKLKKTLPH, encoded by the coding sequence GTGAAACGCTGGTATGTCGTCAACACCAAACCCAAGAAAGAATCTCACGTCGAAAAGATTTTCCGTGAGGCCTCCTTTGACGTCTACAACCCCCAATACAAGTTTGAAAAACGCATCCGGCCCTTTTTTCCGGGATATGTCTTCCTCAAGTACGACGACGATCAGCCGTTCCGGCTCGTCGGCTACACACGGGGCGTCAAGAAAGTCGTGGGCAACCGCAACGGTCCGATTGCCCTTCCCGATGAGATCATCGACGGCATCCGATCCAGGGAAAAGAACGGGTTGATCGAGCTCGAAAAATTCGGTGAAACTCCCGCCGAGGGCGACGAGATCGAAGTCGTCGAAGGACCGCTCAAGGGTTTGAGGGGAATCTTTCTGAAAACCGTTTCCGACCGGGAACGCGTCATGATTTTAATGAACTACGTGTCCTACCAGGGCACCCTGCTCATCGAGCTCGGCAAGCTCAAGAAAACCCTGCCGCATTAA
- a CDS encoding nitrilase-related carbon-nitrogen hydrolase, whose translation MTTRVALVQQSASIDERANLERGIYAVKEAAGAGARIVAFAELAFQRFHPQVPAGPDILSKAETIPGPTTEIFQRLAGDLGVVIVLNIFERQGTDTYDASPVIDADGRLLGTTRMVHIMEGPCFHERGYYRPGDGRDIVFETRAGKIGVAICYDRHFPEYMRALRIRGAELVLIPQAGAVGEWPEGLFEAEVRVAAFQNGYFCGLVNRVGPEEKLTFAGESFMADPDGRILARAAAGRDEILYADCDLEETHRCHAARHFWPDRRPDLYRTFNRGE comes from the coding sequence ATGACAACCCGGGTGGCGCTGGTGCAGCAATCCGCCTCGATCGACGAGCGGGCCAACCTCGAAAGGGGAATTTACGCCGTCAAGGAGGCGGCCGGTGCAGGCGCCCGGATTGTCGCGTTTGCCGAGTTGGCTTTTCAGCGATTCCATCCTCAGGTTCCGGCCGGACCCGACATTCTCTCGAAAGCCGAAACCATCCCCGGACCGACGACGGAGATTTTCCAGCGGCTGGCCGGGGATCTCGGCGTTGTCATCGTGCTCAATATCTTTGAAAGACAGGGGACGGACACGTACGATGCCTCTCCGGTCATCGACGCCGACGGACGGCTTCTCGGAACAACCCGCATGGTCCACATCATGGAAGGGCCGTGTTTTCATGAACGCGGCTATTACCGTCCCGGCGACGGGCGTGACATTGTCTTCGAAACCCGGGCCGGGAAAATCGGCGTGGCCATCTGCTATGACCGGCATTTCCCCGAATACATGCGGGCTCTCCGCATCCGCGGGGCCGAACTCGTCCTCATTCCCCAGGCCGGGGCGGTGGGGGAGTGGCCTGAAGGTCTGTTCGAGGCCGAGGTCCGTGTCGCGGCTTTTCAGAACGGATACTTCTGCGGCCTCGTCAACCGCGTCGGTCCCGAGGAGAAACTGACGTTCGCCGGCGAATCCTTTATGGCCGATCCCGACGGACGCATCCTGGCCCGGGCGGCGGCGGGCCGGGACGAGATTCTCTATGCCGACTGCGATCTGGAGGAGACGCACCGTTGCCACGCCGCCCGCCATTTCTGGCCCGACCGGCGGCCAGACCTTTACCGCACATTCAACAGGGGAGAGTGA
- a CDS encoding aminopeptidase P family protein produces the protein MFEAKVYQERRKLLKKQLKSGIVLLPANDECPMNYAANTYRYRQDSTFLYFFGLNIPGLAGIVDIDAGKDILFGDDIGIDDIIWMGHLPKMKDRARSVGVARIAPLKDLEVYLKKALSGKRTIHFLPPYRPGIAARIESLLGLKPGQSRERASVDLIRAVVEQRSVKSPAEVAEIEKALAVTARMYDAAFRMTKPGRMESEIAGTMEGIALAADCAPAFPLIVTINGHILHNHYHGNKLKTGRLLVADSGAETAGGYSSDITRSIPVGGRFNPRQKDVYSIVLAGQLAAIKAMKPGVSFKDVHLLAARTIASGLKDLGLMKGDIDEAVAQGAHALFFPHGLGHMLGLDVHDMENLGENHVGYNGTVERSRQFGLAYLRLARELRPGHVVTVEPGIYFIPDLVALWKKGKKAAAFIDYARVEKFLDFGGTRVEDDVLVTETGRRVLGKPIPKTIKDIEKASA, from the coding sequence ATGTTTGAAGCCAAAGTTTACCAGGAACGCCGCAAACTTCTGAAAAAGCAGTTGAAGTCGGGGATTGTTCTTCTGCCCGCCAACGACGAATGCCCGATGAACTACGCGGCGAACACGTACAGATACCGCCAGGACAGTACGTTTCTTTATTTCTTCGGACTGAATATTCCCGGCCTGGCCGGAATCGTGGATATCGACGCCGGCAAGGACATCCTTTTCGGCGACGACATCGGAATCGACGACATCATCTGGATGGGCCATCTGCCGAAGATGAAGGACCGGGCCCGTTCGGTGGGCGTCGCCCGGATTGCACCGCTGAAGGACCTCGAAGTTTATCTGAAAAAAGCCCTTTCCGGGAAGCGGACGATTCATTTTCTCCCTCCCTACAGGCCCGGAATCGCAGCCAGGATCGAGAGTCTTTTGGGGTTGAAACCCGGGCAATCCCGGGAACGTGCGTCCGTCGACCTCATCCGGGCCGTCGTCGAACAGAGATCGGTCAAATCTCCGGCCGAGGTGGCCGAGATCGAAAAAGCCCTGGCGGTTACGGCCCGGATGTACGACGCCGCGTTTAGGATGACCAAACCCGGCCGCATGGAAAGCGAGATCGCCGGGACCATGGAGGGCATCGCCCTTGCCGCAGACTGCGCTCCCGCCTTTCCCCTGATCGTCACGATCAACGGCCATATCCTTCACAATCATTATCACGGCAACAAACTCAAAACCGGCCGGCTTCTGGTGGCCGATTCCGGCGCCGAGACGGCCGGCGGCTACAGCTCCGACATCACCCGGTCCATTCCTGTCGGAGGCCGGTTCAATCCGCGACAAAAGGACGTTTATTCCATCGTCCTGGCCGGCCAACTGGCCGCAATCAAGGCCATGAAACCGGGCGTCTCCTTCAAGGATGTTCATCTCCTGGCCGCCCGGACGATCGCCTCGGGACTCAAGGATCTCGGCCTGATGAAGGGCGATATCGACGAGGCCGTGGCCCAGGGCGCCCATGCCCTGTTCTTCCCCCACGGCCTGGGTCACATGCTCGGCCTGGATGTTCATGACATGGAAAACCTGGGAGAAAATCATGTCGGATATAATGGGACCGTCGAGCGCAGCCGCCAGTTCGGACTCGCTTATCTCCGCCTGGCCCGCGAGCTCCGCCCCGGTCATGTCGTGACCGTCGAACCCGGCATCTATTTCATCCCGGATCTCGTCGCCCTGTGGAAAAAAGGCAAAAAAGCGGCGGCGTTCATCGATTATGCCCGGGTTGAAAAATTCCTCGACTTCGGCGGGACGCGCGTCGAGGACGATGTCCTGGTGACGGAAACCGGACGCCGTGTTCTCGGGAAACCCATCCCCAAGACCATCAAGGATATCGAAAAAGCTTCGGCATAG